The Argiope bruennichi chromosome 9, qqArgBrue1.1, whole genome shotgun sequence nucleotide sequence TTACagttttgtttctaagtctatttctgggaaattacactgatttttatattcgcATTTGCATACGTTTTAATActgttttacatctttagatgatattttctcaaatatagaatatgatagaattttcttacggaaaacttcataaattaaaatctaatggatattttttgttcaaatttgatataataatttgttttatgtcaatatgttctgtagtttttgaagtattgaataaataatctttcatttagaaatattttatggccGTGTGTATGCtaaacaatgtgaaaaaaatgaaaatttcatgttatttatcagtctaacttcaatattgaaaaatggataaaaatgcagattatttttttatttaagatctaCTTAATATATTCCTTAGGTTATCTGCAAAAGTTTAAGCAAATCGTTTGAAAatcctctaaactagaagatttttgctttatatctctttttaaccaaaaaaaaataaattttttttccttcaaattttgaaagaaaaaaaaaaaacggtttggCACTTGCctgatatattttggtttcatatatgttttttttttcaatcttttttatgcaaatattataaactatatCAGTTTtagaacgtttttcaaaaaattcacccGAAGACGAAGTTACATTACCTTACGCTTCCTTATTTGggagcaaatttttataaaattcatggaTATGAGATTTTGAGTTTCTTTAAAATCTTGAGAgcaaatgaaatcaatattcaacaatttatccaaaatttctttgttttatgcGTGAAATCGCAACACGTAAAATTCTTCCATTGACTTTTTTGTCCGTTGTTAAAAGTCCTTTAAGCAATTTAACATGACGATCGAATCCAATCTTTGggatttcattatgaaataaaagtcagTCCTATCGCAGATGAAACATTTATTATGAGTCGTAATTATTGCCACAATGAGAATATATGCatagatttctgaaaaatatcctCATATCTTTCAAACATATTTAGGAAaggcaataattttcaaaataacatccCAATCATCTCTATCTTCCATTGGAACTCTAGATATTATGTATTGAATCATttgattttaatgcatatttcttGTTATTCAAACTGCAGGATTGGATTATCTGTAATCACATGATTAGGATCAATGAAGTTATGTAATTTGTAAAACtgtatcattcttttttttcaagGAAGAAATGACAATtagaataacaattaatttttacgtTAAATATAAATCTCTTACAGATAATATTACAATCTGCTAAGCACTTCCTTATAGTATAAACGTTCCGCTAAAATAATTCTTCCTGTAATTTTGCTGCGTATTCAActctaaaaattattacaaaattatttctaatttttaacgaacaaatctttttatacaatcatattttggatatagctaataatagagaaaataatgatttccaaatttttaaaaatgatatttctttaaaaaaatttcatctaaacaCAATAAATTAACACGAACAAAATTTTCAGTGATGATTAGAAGAGAATACCTTTATGACAAAGAGTTTCATTTTCCTAAAATTGTTGTATATCAGATATAAGAATTCAGTGgctaacaataataattaaatttgattcatgaTGATATTTTGAATCTAGAGATTAGGAAGcgaaacataaaacatttaaatattgtttgtttaaaattgtaagtatccatcatattttaaagaatattttgaactaGCTGGAATGATCCATTCAAAACATTGTCACATACGCGTACCCTTGACCAATTCAGCATAAAATTATGGGGAAAGGCTGAAAAGCCTTAAGTGCTCAAATGTTTGCTTTCAGAGATCCGAACATGAGAGTTGTGTACTTCATTATACAGTAAATAAAACTGGTACACTTGCATTATTAATTACATGCCAACATTAGTAAAGAAAGAAtctatttggcgattaattgggGGATGTAGGTAATAAGTAAAtaccagaaaatcaaatatgaatttaGGAGGCCTTTATTCCAatcgtttgaaattaaaatttaacaccaaaatataattatagttataaaattacatgCCAAATTCCATTCACCTAAGTActagttgtatttttatttcttgcatttacaTATATAAGTACAGCTCGAAAGATAGTAAATCTCTTGATGGAAtggaaattttacacatttatgtACACATTAGATGCTAAGTAAGtgtgataaattttataagtatacaaccatttttttattttgtatttatcgctTTAACTTATATTCTGATAATTGAACAGAAAGATTTTCTCAGaagatttaattctttcatttcattattttgacaaatttggtgctaaaatcatactaaatttcattcttcaagcTCAAAATGCTTTAGAGTCATTGTTTTTGCAGATACACGAAaaggcataatttcaaaaatgtgttgtttggTATCAGtgaaatgaaactgaaaagtACGTGAAAGCATATACGTGAAAGCATATAcgtgaaagcaaataaaaaaatcgataaatttgcttttaaatatgcatttttatagtaataatttatatgaattgtgATAAAACGATATGGAAAAATAATCAgttcaaatattcattcaatcTTTTCATATTCCTACAAATAATCAGAATGAAATTCCATTTAAGGGAAAGTAAATAACTCATATCTTTGCTTTGATTTCGAATAATCATTATTAGACATTATGAaagtagaagaaaaatatatagattacaTTTCCATTTTATCAGGATaattaaatgttctaaatttttcgaaacaaaaatatctaggaaaaataaataaatgttgttaatatgaaaattaaataaatgaacagcaaaaattataaatattgggctatagttttaaattatttgttaaaaaaaatcgtgcATAATGCCTAAGATAGAGGCGAAAACGAAGTGGATGATTCATAAATGACAGATTCTTAACCTTCTTTAAACAATTTATCCTATTCAAACCCTCTTGCTTGTTATAAGTAGTTACATTTAAAgggtttcaaaacattttatataaatttatcgtGAGATTTGCTTTGTCCAaacaaattttgatgcattttgaaaaattgaaattaaaattctatttcattaaaaaacgatttattttcaaccgataaaattaaataaatttctcactGTTGCCAGATGTTTATATAAGTCGTATTGTTTAATGACAATTTGAAGATCATATCTACtatagaaatgaattattatttgaaatgaagcctttaaaatatttttttaacacattagCCTTAATCTTGGGTAGAAATTActgtatttcaacaaaaatattgatttcaaatttccatagttgtatatgaaaaatacaatattttatttaaaaatatcttatttactgTATAGTTATAAACTTATTTACTGTTTTCAAAAGTAGCAGAAATAAACTAAACTGCATAAATCTTCTTGTAAAAACATTCATCATCagaaaattaaaaccaattttagaattcataaatAGTAATAACAGATAGAACAAGCATGAGACTGAAACGGAAGCAAAACAAAGCTAAAAATCACTCTCCTTTTCTAAGTAGAAGAAACTCTAGACAAATCCATGTAAAAACCAAAAGAAATTCCTACTGTTAAATTGCTTCGTAAATGAAGTTCATCTTTGACTTATGTCATTACTTTTCGAAAAAACTCATTCAGGCATGTTAAAAGAAAGGAACCGGCAATCTCAACTGACCCGTGACGATATAAAATCTCAATTTGTTATCTAAAAGCACCTAAATGTGTTAAGTACCAATCTCGGGCACCCAAATCCGTTTAGTATAAAAGCCGCAGAACTCCCAAATCAACCATCAGAATCTCACAAACGTTCAGTTATCAGTAGAATAAGGAATTATctaacaaaatgtttttcaaagtaagttgtttcttataaataatttcggCTGTTTGATAATagtctaattttttattctttttcttttaatcaataatttcaacttcattttttggacgtttaaaaattaatattcaatatttctttcataagtaGGATATCAGTGACATCAAATTAAAATCGTGTTAAAAAAACtcgaagaaaataatattataattgatatGTGTCAGAAAATGTAAACtcgatttttagttttaaatatttaaaagttaatagcatttcaaaaatattgataaatattccttgaaaaaatcacgctttatttaaaaatgtatttttatttgcaattataggTTGAAATTATAGGTTTTGGAATATTTAGTTGACAGTAATAGAACTATAAGAACAATTAATTTTCCCTATTTGAGCAATAATTTCAGTCTGCTTTCTGtgaattatttcacatttaaatacaataactgTCTTATGAgctgaaaattaaagtttttatgccttttaaatccattttacatttttaaaaaaacaagatgtataaagctttaaaaatcttatttttgataacagacaaaaatactatttaatacttaaaaataatatataatatttaaaaaaattcctttaaatatgcaactaattaaaatattaaattttctatcctTTACCAGATAATTttccagatttattttaatttttaatgaaatgctaaaatataattcaaaagcttcgtgaaattttaaaacaaattaattcttaCTCTTGAAATAAAAAGAGCAATAACTTAgggtatttaaattaaaaatttgtaattgtctTTGAAATTGGAAGATGtgtataattcaattttgaaatacaatgtgtacatatatatttgtaaatggtTGCAGAAACTACTTCAGAAACTTGATAATCACACTTTttcttcagaaagaaagaaaaaaaaaattcttcattttcaattttttttctttcttcttgtgGCTTACGTGGTTGTGGTTTTCTTAATGATTTTATGTCACGCTCAATAAATTCAACTAATGATCATTTATGCAGTTTGAATGGATAGAGGCCATGATATATCATGTATAATTTACCAATATTCTTTATGCTTTCAGATTGTAATTGCCTTGGTTCTTGTCGCTGTCGCCTCTGCCAGCCACTATGAACATAACGAAGAGGTAGgttttactactttttaaaagtaatttttatttaaaattttatttgtacactagcttaaaaaattacaatattttagatttttagaaatattatacttTGGTATATGTTATTTACaagtattttgaaactttatttaacttttctaaaaTGCGATTAGATTTAGGCTGTTAGtcctgaaataatttattttactttgaaagttATTGTgcgaaataatttaatgaatagtaTTATttgtttcacttaatttttaaaatttgaaatatgagcTTGACattttggataattatttttttcttctttcaagttGTATTTTCTATTATAAGTACCCctaatgatttcttaatttttcctaaaatatctttaaaataaaaactgagttttcttaattgatttaaattaatatctattttgatTCCCAGATACAAGTGTAAATTGCAGTAGCACTCCTTGTACTTCAGTTCTGCAGatgatataattttcttctaaatattcttcatagctatttaataaaactcatttgtcaaataagaggaaaaaaaacgGAGAAAATTActgattctttaattaataatattgctattttctaacattatttaataatattttcttttcgcgacttacagaaaaaaattgaattaacatacggattgctttcataaaacatttcaaataaaaatttttttatagaaaattaataaatgggaTATcagtaaataatacaaatttaaaattttagaattctaagaAACGAGGtgacaaagaaaaacatttaaatattaaaatattaaacatttaaagaaaaggaaaaacgaTTTGAGAATTAATGGATTAGAAATAATTAGGAGATTTTGAACTTTCCTATGTAagattatgataaaaatacaaaaggacTCAATATACATGATGCTATAACAAATGGTAGCactttttcacactttttaagcAGTTATCTTtcgctataatttttttatttcatttatatatcgtTTAAGAATAACTTTGTATTCCTTGTTTCTCTCATACCACTTCCAAGCTTTTACATCAAATTAACTGAAAGACATTATGCAATACAATATTTGGATCTGCGGATTTATTTTGATTCTGGCTGTTGGGGCTTTACCGCTAATTCACAGAAAGTCAAAACTTATCGGTGTCATAGGattaattgcataatatttaagaaattatattttcatacttaatatgcaaaaaataaaagtgaattcatttctgttgaatttatttttttacattttatattataaaaacttgATTGTTTGTAACTTTCTCACCAGCATCATGCTCCAACTCCATACAAATTCGGTTATGAAGTGAAGGATCATGAAGGCTCACAACATAGACATGAGGAAGGAGATGGTCATGGCCATGTTAGAGGCAGCTATGGATACGTTGACCATAAAGGCATTCACCGAGAAGTCCACTACGTTGCTGACAAAGGTGGTTTTCGTGCCGAGGTCAAGACCAACGAACCAGGAACAGCCAATCAGGATCCCGCTCAAGTCAAAATCCATTCTGATGCATCCTATCATCATCATCACGAGCCTCATCATGTGCATCATAATATTCATGGTCATCACGGTCATGGTTACGCTTAAAATGGCTTTCGTTAATTGATGAAGTGGTATATTCTAGCTGCAGCTGCaaatattctaaacatttatatttggtgatataaattttactagaagctacttcatatttaaaaaattgcattttgagaAATTTGATGCATTATCGGCAATATCAAAACAATGATAGTTAtgtctaatttctttaaaaaattccttgtttaaaaaaattagaattagtcaaaataatttacatgataTAGaactaattgaaaatttgagagcataattttgtaatatgaaatgagtacaaaatagtttttaaaacatatctgCCAAATTGCATCAAATGAGAATGGTCACTTTCAGAACAACAAATATTATCATAGCAAATCAATTCTGAGATAATTTACGATTCTTATCGAGgaataaattttgttactttgAAAAGCAAGCTTAATTCTAAGGATTAATTAGTACAGTTTAATCTTTATGAGTTacaaataaatgcttataaatatctGTTCTGTATATGCTATACAAATCACATTATTCGCAATTTAAAGTAATTggagatatttaaaaacaatttatagatTGCTTTTATTTGCCTTAAACTTCTACTGTATAATAAGAATATCCCACTTCAATCAAGCCAATATGATTTAATGTGTGTCAAACTGGGCTAGTCACAGTTTCATGGtcttttactatttatttctgTACACTTAGTACAAAACTTCATTCATCAGTGAGGGttctttattctgtttctgtATATTCTTGTTACATGATACTGtgaataaatgcaattttgaaagaaaaaaatcaatgcattcaCTGATTTTGACACTATACTcaccaataaataaatatcgaaGCAAATATAAATTCGATAGGAAATCGAATATAAATTCGATTTGAAATCAAAGGCGTAAAAAAAcgcaaaaaaagtaaaagtatcaACTATCTGGTTTTACCCCTAATAAACAATGCAGGATTCCAATTCACTCTGAATTCATGATTCCCGAAATCGTTGAATATCTTATAAGTAATACTCGTTAAAGATCAGTAACATAAGTACAGTAAACATTTctttggaaaatttaataaatgtgttacTTTTAGGTTTATTCTGATTTTGCCACATATTTAGGTTGTTATAGGGTTTCCgatatattgtaaaatgaaatttgatgtagatTTAATGTGTGcttaatgagagaaaaaaaatcagtggaactttctctcatactctccaATGAAGGTTTTATCCTGATTCTTACTCATAAAATTAGACTTTGGGTGAGGTTGATAATATTTCTCAAGGCATTGGTGaattatagttatgaaatataaatctgttGTGTACATCTggaatttttagtgaatttattgCGATAATATGCTAACAAAGTAATAAAGTccctaattcatttttttgtgaatttatcgCTTTTTGGCTGGCAGATTggcaccaaaatttgacacaaaactatagtTGTAGACAAaagatttcattgatttatacCTTTCCAtttgcatgcatgcgaaagtacaaaccAATAGAAGGTAGTAATCCGTTTGATGGATTCGGTTGAGAATTCGATATCTACGTTTTAGAtactaaaactgtgtaccaaatttgagCAACTTAGCTCATAGCGTTTTATGgatatcgagttcacttgtaatcaaacagccagacagacataCTTTCTTTGACTCGATTTCACTCCAAATGTGACGGAAATCTCTAAGTATTGTCGTAATTTCATATAACAGTCGTGTAAACAGTGTgtaaagtgtttttaagttattgtttttaaagaCAGACTGAATGACAGTCAGataaacataatatcaaaaatgtgttttttggaacCAAGGAGATCTGAAACACGAAGAAATAATCTCACAATCTCGAATTCAATTTGactattgcaatactttttctgcATTTcgtataagataaataaataaaaaaaaattaaacatgtaaTTCGAAATACTTCTGACCTAAAAAAACACTCAGTAATTGCCTATATATGTCTGAAActcatttataaaagtttcacTTATTTAGTTTCCAATTTCCTGTCTtcaactattaaatttatatccataAAAATGGCACATGAAAGGGCAggtaatacacattttttttcatatcttatcgatacttttgtaattcaaaatcGCTGAGCAGGTTgatataactataaattttataaatttatggaaaaagatatatttaaatagccTGAgataccatattttaaaataaacttttaatagttaattaaaagttaaaagaaaaaaaattctcttatttcaaAATGTGAGAGCTCAATGCAAAAACTTAAATGCATGAGGAACTTCTAAAAttgatctaaaaaaatttatattcaatttattatatattttcataatttaaagaaagtttcaaaatttgctttaaatgatatttccaaTACTTTATTTCCTATGGTTATATGATAATTCTCGGTGCTATGTTATTCCCCGTGGTTTGTTCCCTAATTATAttgtgttttattgtttttaaccCTACACACAGACAGTAgtcttttttctgaaatatgatatgtgatatttttgataattataggaaaattttaagaaaatttcgtgtaaaagtaaaatttgattgaGTGGAAAATGAATATGTGTTAATTACATATATTCAAGATCCTAGATTTAGagtagaaatttaattcatttaagtttttaaattatgttgaattcaaaaattcaacataattatgagaaaatcCTGTCCTGAGAGAGGTATTCTAAAAGAGAATGAAAATTGGATGTTTCAGATTTATCAAACAATAGTCTTGTTCATTTTGAACATGGAGATTTCAAAACAGAGATAAAgtcattggaatttaaaaaaaaaaaatcagtgaaaatta carries:
- the LOC129985167 gene encoding cuticle protein 10.9-like, which codes for MFFKIVIALVLVAVASASHYEHNEEHHAPTPYKFGYEVKDHEGSQHRHEEGDGHGHVRGSYGYVDHKGIHREVHYVADKGGFRAEVKTNEPGTANQDPAQVKIHSDASYHHHHEPHHVHHNIHGHHGHGYA